GGTCGCGATCAGGACCGGGAAGCTGCCGGTGACCGCGCCCACGGCGTGGGCGGCGAGGAAGAGGAGGACGAACGCCGACAGGCCGGAGCGTCCGGGCACGTTCCGGGCGAGCCCGGCCATGAGCGGGGCGCCGACGACCATGCCGATCGCGTACGCCGTGGTGAGGGTGGCCGCCGTCCCGACGGTGATGTCGAGGTCGGAGGCGATGTCCGGCAGCAGGCCGGCGAGCATGAACTCCGAGGTGCCCATGGCGAAGACGGCCAGGGCGAGCAGGTACAGGGGGAAGGGCATCGAGTGGCTCCGAGGTGAGGAGAAGCACGAGAGGTCATCTCGTCACCGCGGTCAGCACCCAGGGGCGCACTCGTCCGGCCGCGGAGCGCGGCGGGACGGCGGACCGTGAACTCAGGGGTCAAGGGGGCTGACGGCGTGACCGAAAGCCCCCACCTCGGCTGACTCAGGACTCGACATGGCCCGCACGGTACCCGACCGGCCCCCGCCGGGGCAGCCCGGTTTCCTCGCCGGGCGGAGCGCATCGGCCGGGTCGGCGGGTGCGGTCGTGGCCGGGCCGTGGCGGAGGTCGGGGTCGGGCCGCCGAGGAGGATCGACTGGCCGTCGATGTGGACGTGGCCGTGGACGTGGGCGTGGAGGTCGATGTGGACGAGGGCCGGGGTGCTCAGGCGCCTCGGGTGTCCAGGCGCTCCGCCGACTCCAGCAGGCGCGCGGGCAACGTCGAGGCGGCCCCCAGCACCTCCACGCCGACGAGGCGGCCCTCCTCGTCGAAGTCGAGGTTGACGGTGCCGTCGACTCCCACCGGATCGCAGGCGAGGGTGTGGGCCGCCTTCGTCGGGGTGCCGGGGTCGGTGAGGTACACGTAGGCCGCGTCCGCCGCCCTGTCGTAGGCGACCCTGGGGTGCGTCATCCTCGGCGTGCTCCTTGGCTGTGGTCGAACGGAGGGGGTCCGTCCCGACGATGCGGGTGGCACGGGTGGTACCGCAACGGGGTTTGCGCCGGACCCGCCGGGTACGCATGCTGCCGGGCGTCCGTCACGCGCCCGGGGCCCCGCCTCATTGACCGGCGCCGCGTCACCGTTCTAGTTTCGGTCCGGACCGCAAGTGGCCCCGACGAGAGAGGACGGCCCCGATGCCCCCACGCGAAGGGCCGCAGGCCGCCCCCCTCCCCGCGACGCCGACCGGCACCGCCCCCTCCGCCACCGCTTCCGCGAGGCCGGTCGGCGCGTACCCGTGGCTGGAGCCCACGTCGGAGGAGTACGTCGGCTGGGACGTCGACGTGCTGTACGGGCCCTGGCCGCGCCACGACCGCGACACCGGTCTCGCCGAGGTCCGCGCGCACCTCGCCGCCTCGCCGGTCGCCGGGGCGCTCGCCCTCTCCACGCGCGGCGTGCTCTACGACGACGCCGGCGGGAACGCCGAGACGGTCCGCGACCTCGCCGACTGCCCCGAGCTGCGGCCCGTGGGCACCGTGGATCTGCGGGACGCGCTCACCGCCGAGGCGCGGCTGGACGAGCTGGGCGCCGCGGGCGTGCGGTTCCTGCGCCTGTTCACCGTCGACCAGGGCGCCGAGCCGGACTTCCCCGGGTACCGCAGGGTCGTGCGCCTCGCCGTCGAACGGGGCATGGCGCTCCTCCACGACGGCGACCCGCGCCGCTTCGGCCCGCCCCTCACCGGGTGCGGCGCCGACGTCGTCTTCCTCGACCTCCACGCGTACCTGCTCGCCGACTTCCTCCTCCTGGCCCGTGACGAGCCGGGTTTCCGGGCGACCACCCGGATGCTCTCCGCGCCCGACTCGATCGAACGGGTCGTGGAGTCGGTGGGCTCCCGCCACCTCGTCTTCGGCTCCCGGACGCCCTTCATGGACCTCTCGCCCCAGACGCTGAAGCTGCGGTACGCGCGGATCCCCGCCGACGACCGTGCCGCGATCGCCACGAGGAACGTCGAGGAGCTGCTCGCCTGATGCCGATCATCGATGTCCACGCCCACGTGGGTCGCTGGCAGTTCCACCTGACGGCCGGTGACGCGGACGCCAACCTGCGGCAGATGGACCGGTACGGCATCGACCACCAACTGGTCTCCGCCTCGGAGGCCGTGGTGTACGACGCGGTCGCGGGCAACGCCGCCCTGTACAAGGCGCTCGCCACGCGGCCGCGGCTCCACGGTTACGCCGTCGTCAATCCCAACCGCATCGACGAGAGCGCCGCCGACCTGCGGCGCTGCCTCGACACCGGGCGTTTCGTGGGAGTGAAGATCCACACGCACTATCCGGGCCGGCTGCCCGGGTCGCCGGAGATGGCCGCCGCGTTCGACCTGGTCGCCGAGGCGGGCGTACCGCTGCTGCTGCACACGTGGGGCAGTGAGGTGACCCTCCTGCCGGAGCTGGTGGAGGCCCGGCCGGGCCTGCGCGTCATCGTGGGCCACGCCGGCGGTGACGCCTGGCGTGAGGCCGCGCGGGCGGCGGCGGCCTGCGACCGGCTGTACCTGGAGCACTGCCGCACCGCCACCGACGCGGGCCGCATCGCGTACGCCAGGGAGACCGGCGTGCCCGTGGAACGCATCCTCTTCGGTACGGACTCGACGCTCATCGACCCGTGCGTCTCCCTCGGCGTGATCCGTGACGCGCACTTCGCGCCGGACGAACTCGAGCGCGTCCTGTGGCGCAACGCCGCCGAGCTTTTCGGACTGAAGGTCTGAGGGTCTCGGAAGGTCGGAAGGTCCGAAGGTCCGAAGGTCTGAACCAATACCCGGAGTTCCTGCACGGCCCGTAATCGCCGCTCGCCGGCGGAGTGACCCATTCCGCTGACGCGTATTCAAATAGCGGCAGCCTCTATCTCGATTGAGTAACGACCTTCTTGTTCAGGGCTCAACCACTCGTGGGTGACGCGCGTAACTGCCTTGTGTGGCGCGGCCTTTGAGGGTTCGTCATTTCCTGCGTCCCGGTCACGGAATGGACTCGTTCCGCTGGTCTCGTTTGCCGGAATTCTCCTCTGGCAGGCTTCCGCGCACCGTCCTCTGACCAGGGACCAAGGAAAGGTGCACGAACGTGTCCGGACGTCGAAGAATGAAGAAGACCCCAGCCCGAAAGCCACGCCGCCTCATATTCGTGACCGCCGCCGTCGCCCTCATGGCCACCGCCGGAGCCGTCGCGTACCAGGGGGTGTACGCGCCCGACGGCACGCCGGCGGGTGGTGGCGGCGCCGCCGCACCGGCGCTCGCGGCGCCCGCGGCGGCCTCCCCGAGCGCCGCTCCCGAGCCGGCCGCCGAGCCGACCCGCGACGAGGAGCCGGAGCCGATCACCGAGGTGCCGAAGGACGAGCCCGCCAAGGGCCTCGTCTACAAGGGGCTCAAGCCCGCCCCGAAGGACGACACCTGCGAGGGTGTCTACCGCACCGCGAGCGGCCACTGCACGCACGGCCCCGACGCCCCGCCGCCCGGTGTCGACATCAAGAAGGACACCCCGCCGGCGGTGAAGGCCGCCGCCCCCGCCGAGGACCCGGCCCGCGCCGAGGGCCCGGACGGGGCTCCGGCCGGTGAGAAGGCCGTGACCACTCCGGCCCTGGACGCCGCCGCGCTGCCGCGCAAGGCGGACCCGCAGCCGCCCGCCGCCACCCCTTCCTCCGCCGGAGGCCGCACCGCGGCACAGGGGCCCGCCGGGCAGACCGTCCAGTGCGACGGGGACGGTGCCACGGGCAACCGCGTCCAGGTCGTCTACGTCCACGCCCCCGGCCAGGACCGGTACGCCCAGTACCTGCCGTCCTTCCGCAAGTGGGCCGCCGACGCCGACCTCATCTACTCCGAGAGCGCCCGGGACACCGGCGGCGTCCGTCACATCCGCTACGTGACGGCAGCCGACTGCACCCCCACCGTCCTCAACATCGAGGTACCGGCCTCCGCCCTCGCCGAGTTCAGCGCCACCAACCGCGCGCTGGCCGCCAAGGGACTCGACCGCCGCGACCGCAAGTACATGATTTTCGCGGACTCGCAGGTCTACTGCGGCATCGGCACCTTCGCCGGGGACGAGCGCCCCGGCCAGAGCAACCTGAGCAACTTCGGCCCGTCCTACGGCCGTACGGACTCGGGCTGCTGGGGCGGTCACACCGCCGCCCACGAACTGGGCCACAACCTCGGCGCGGTGAACAACAGCGCGCCCAACACCAGCCGCGGCGCCCACTGCACCGACGAGTGGGACGTCATGTGCTACTCGGACACCCCGTACTACCCGAAGATGCGCACCGTGTGCGGCGACCGGGCGTACGAGAACCGGCTCGACTGCAACCACGACGACTACTTCCACACCAGTCCCAAGCCCGGCAGCTACCTGGCCACCCACTGGAACATCGCCGACAACCAGTTCCTCATGGGCCACAAGGGCAACGGCCCCGGCCCGACACCCCACCCGACCCCGACCCCGAGCCCCACGCCGTCCCCGACCGGCGGCACGGGCGGTACGACCGGCCCGGACGTCACCGTAGGCCAGATCGCGCAGGACTCCGCCGTCGTCAGCTGGCGCGCGGTCGCCGGCGCCGCCTGGTACCAGGTGCACCTCGACGGCCGGCCCGTCGGCTGGGTCGACACGACCAGCGCCCGCCTGTACAACCTGAAGCCGAACAGCGCACACACGGTCGCCGTCTCCGTGCGTGACGCCTCCGGCCGCGACACCGCCCCCGGCAGGGCCGCGTCGTTCCGCACCGCCGGCGGCGGGGGCACCACCCCGACGCCGGGCACCCGCTACGTCCTCGCCAACGGCGCCACGGGCAACGCCGCCGAGATCTGGGGCGGCCGCACCGCCGACGGCACCGTCCTCGTCGGCTCGCCCCGCAACGGCTACGCCCAGCAGCAGTGGTTCTTCGACGACGCGGGCGCCGGGTACACCCGGATCCGCTCGGCCGTCTCCGGCAAGTGCCTCCAACTCGGCGGCACGGCCTCGGCCGGGACCTGGGTGGCGCAGCAGCCCTGCCGCGCGGTCGCGTCCCAGCAGTGGCGGATCACCCGCAGCGGCAGCGGAGTCACCGTGACCGCGGGCGACAGCCGGTACGTCCTGGGCGTCAGCAACCGCCCGTACTACGGCTCCTGGCTGATCGAGCTGCAGCACGCGTCGGGCGCCGCCGCCCAGGTGTGGACGGTGCAGCAGCCGTGACCCGCACCCGTACCCCGCGCACCCGCCGTACCGCCGCGGTCACCGCGCTGGCCGGGGCCGCCCTGTGGCTGACCGGCACGGGCACCGCCCTCGCGCACGGCGGCGCCCTGGAGGTCGACGTCACCGGGCAGTCCTCCGGGCGCGTCACCGCGGACGTCACCTGGGCGGGCGACGGCGACCCCGTCGACGAGCGGGTGGCCGCGACGGTCAACGCCGTCAGCGGCGACGGCCGGACCGCGCTCGGCCCGTGGCGGCTCGTCCGGGCCGTCGGTACGCCGACCGGGTACACGACGGTCGAGGCGCTGCCGCCGGGCCGCTGGAAGGTCACCGTCGAGGTGGGGCACCCGGGGCTGGGCCGTGCCCAGCGGGAGGTCACCGTGCCCGCGGGCACCCCGGCCTCCCCGGCGGCACCCGCTTCCCCGGCGGCGCCGGCCGCCGGCACGGCCGCGGTGGCCCCCGTGGCGGGCGGGGAGCGGGCCGTACCCGGAACCCCGGCCTCCGGCACGGCCGCCTCCGGCACGGCCGCGACGAGCACCACCGCGTCCGACACGGACGGGGCCGGTGACTCCGCCGGGCCCGGTGGATCCGGCGGGTCCGGTACGGCGATGGCCGCGACCGCCGCCGCGGTGGCCTGCGTCGCCGCGGCCGGCGCCACCGTGGCCCGCCGCCGCAGGGCCGGGACCGGCGGCGCGGGCCGCTGAACCGGCCGGCCGCCCTCCCCGCCGCGCCCCGGAGCCGCCCGGCTCCGGGGCGCGGTGCGTCCACCCCCGGCCCCGGTGCCCGGCCCGGGCGGGACGTTCACACGTAGTTGAGGCCCGCCTGCCGCACCAGGGGGTCGTCGAGCATCGACCACAGCGGTACCGCGTAGTTGCCGAACCCGTACCGGCCGCCGAAGTGCAGGCCCAGGACGCGGTGGTCGGCCAGGTCGAACACGGGCGAGCCGCTGTTGCCGCCCAGGGTCGAGCAGTCGTGCGTCAGCACGTTCCGCTCCGCCACCAGCTCGTTGGCCGTGCCCGGCTGGAGCCGCTTCACGTTGTAGACGTCCATGAAGATCCGCCGCATCGACTCCGGTTCGTTGCGCCGCCCGTCCCACGCCGGGTGGCCCACCACGTACACCGGGCGGCCCGGCAGGTCGGCGGGGGCGTCCGCCGCGACGGCCAGCGGCGCCGGCAGCGGCGCACCGCCCGGCCCCGGCTCCACCCGCAGCAGCGCCAGGTCGACGTCCTGGTGGACGCCCACGACGTCCGTCACCGTGTACGCCGGTCCGCCGGCGCCCGGCAGCGCACCGTACTCCCGGGTCAGGTCCAGCGCCGCGCCCAGGCCCGGCCGGAACGTCCACGCGTCCCGCCGGTCGCCGGCCGCGGTGAACTCCAGGGCGACGTGCCGGTTGGTCATGACGACGTCGGGCCCGACGAAGAACGCCGTGCCCACCCAGTCGAGGCTGACGTGCCCGGAGACGTCGACCCGGCCCACGCGCGACAGCGACGTGCGGATGGCCGTCCGATGGCCGTTCAGCACCGCCCAGTCGCCCTCCTGCGGCGGGAAGTCCGCGCCCTGCACGAGGATCGCCGGACGGCCCTCCAGCAGGACGATCGCCTCCATGCCGAACGACTCGTCGTCGCCGATCTCGTCGTCCCGTCCCGTGGCGAGCTTCTCCAGCCCCCGCGCCCCCGCCTCCAGCACGCGCTCCCGCTCCCGCTCGGCGAACCGGGCGACGTGCTCGCCTGGCGCCTCGTCCGCCGTCGGCTCGTACGCCGACTCCGGCACCTCCTGCGCCAGTCGCCGCCGCACCCGTTCCGCCACGGCGCCCGGGTCGGCGAAGATCTGTCCCGGCCCGGCCGCGACCGGTGACCCGCTACGGCTGCCCATGTCACTCTCCTCTCGTCTCCCGCCCCCTCCTCTCCGATCTGCGAACCCCTCCTCTCCGGGCTCCTCCTCTCGGGGCCCGTCCTCCTGGGTCCCCTCCCCCTGCCGCCCTCGCGGCTCGCTCCGTCTCCCGCCCGGGTTCCGTTTCTCCCCGCGGTCTCCTGCCGCGGTGCGCGGCCTCAGCCCTGCTGGGCCGCGCCGATCTCGGCGTGCACCGTCGGGGCGTGTCCCGCGAGGTGGGCCATGACGGCCGTCATCTGCGTGCCGACGTTGACGAACGCGGTGTCCCGGCCCTGGAAGTGGACGTCCTCCACACGACGCGTCCCCCGGTGCAGTGCCACCACCAGCCAGTCGTCCGTCAGCACCGGGGAACCGGACGAACCGCCGCGCGTGTCCGTGAAGTAGCGCAGGTCCCGGTCGTCCGCGTCGAACACGAGGTTGTTGCGGAGCGCGACCCGCTTCGGCGCGCCGCCCGGGTGCTGGATGATATTGACGGCCACGACCTCGCCCGCCGCGACCCGCAGCGTCCGCCCCGCGAGCCGCAGCAGGGGCCGCCCCGGGGCCTCCGCCAGCCGCAGCACCGCGTAGTCAAGCTCGGCGTCGGCGGCGACCAGCTCCCGTACGGCGATCTCCGCCGTCTCCGTGTCCTCGCTCTCGTAGTCGAACCTCGCCCGGGTGTGGCGCGCCTGCGCCAGCAGGTCGTCGGGGCCGGCCACGACGCGGGCGCCGCCCGTCGCCGACCGGGCGTTGACGACATGGTGGTTGGTGACCATCAGGTCCGGCGCGACCAGCCAGCCCGTGCCCGCGTGGGGGAAGCCGTTCGGCTGGAGCGGCCGGCCCCCCTCGTACGGCGGTACCTTGAGCCGGGCCACCGCCGCGCCCGCCGCGTCGCCACCGCGCAGGAACCCGAACGGCACGGTGTCGTCCCGGTGGACGATCTCCTCCTTGATCTCCGGCACGGGTCGGCCCGCCAGGACGTCCGGCTCGCCGTTCGCCCCGCGCGCCACGTCGTCCAGGGCCCGTTGGAACACGGCGACCGGCGCCGCCGCCGTGCTCTGCGCGACCGCGTTGCGCAGCCACGTCTCCAGCGGCACCGAACCGTCCACGAGCCGCTCGACGCGGTTCATCTCCGCCAGGTCGGACTGGACCTGGAGCCCCGGCGCGGCCAGCAGCGGCAGGGTGCTCCGGTAGCGGGGCATGATCCCCTGGAAGAGCAGGGGCCGCACCGATGGGTCGGCGAGCCCGGCGTCCACGGCCGCGTCCCGCAGGGCGAGCAGCTCTTCCGGTGACAGGTAAGCGGTCACGCTCCTCCACCTCCCTCGGCCCCGACCCGCAGGGCGGCGGCGACAGCGGCCGCGATCTCGCCGCCCTCGTCGCGCAGCACCAGCAGCCGCCGTGCCAGTTCGTCCAGCGCGCCGCGCTCCCGTACGAGCCGGAGGATGCCGGTGACGTCCATCGGCGACGGCGACGGCGACGCCGGTGGGGGTGGCGGTGGCGGCGGCGGACCACCGGAGGCCGTACCCGCGGTGGGGGTGGACGGGGGCGCGGACGCGCGCGCCGGGCCCGTGGCCCGGGGGGCTTGCGGCGCGCCCGCCGCCGTCCGCAGCACCCCCATCAGCGCGGGCAGCAGCCCCGGGTCGCGCCGGACCGCGCGCCGCAGCCCCTCACCGAGCACCCGCACCACCTCGTCGCCCTCCGGCAGCCCCACCAGCTCCAGGGCGTGGTGCAGGGCCCGCTCGTCCAGCGCGTACACCTGGGACGCCGCCTCCCGCACGAGCGTCGGCTGGTGGGCCAGCACCTCGTCCGGCACCTGGCGCAGCCGCCGCGCCAGCCGCGCGTCCGCGTCCCGGTCCGGCAGGTCCGCCGCGTCGGCGAGCCGGGCCCGGGCGAGCAGGGTGCCCACGGCCTCCAGGTCGTGGCCGAGCCCGATCGCCACGTCCTCCGCGAGCCGCAGCTCCCGGTCGGCGCTGTCGATGTCGCCGTCCCGCTCGGCGAGCCGCGCCGACAGCAGCAGCAGCTCCAGTTCCCGCTCCGGGCAGCCCGCCCCGTGCGCCGCGTCGGCCGCGTCGGACGCCGCCCGCCGCGCCTCGGCACGCCGCCCCGCCGCGCCCAGGGCTTCGGCGAGCAACGGGTGCAGGGCGCTGCACGGCGTCCACGGGCGGCGCTCGGCCAGCCGCGCCAGCGCCGCGTCGGTGAACCCCTGCGACAGCAGGTCCCCCACCTCGCGGGCGGCGATCCGCTCCCAGTCCTCCTGGTCCGCCTCGGCCATCACCAGCTCCGACGCCCCACCGCGGTCCCGGTGCGCCCCGAGCAGCGCCGCCGCGCGCGGACCCAGCTCGTCCTGCGCCCCCTCCAACAGCCGCTCGACGCCCGGGAGCCACCGCTCCTCCACGGTGCGCGGGTCCTCGTCGAGCCGTAGCCGGTGGTAGATCTCCTCGGCCCGCGCCTCCAGCCCCTCCCGCCCGGCGTAGTGGGCCACGGCCCGCCGCTCCACGTCCCGCGCGACGGACGCCGGGTCGCCCGCGGCCAGCCGCAGCATGATCGCCCGTACGTCCGACCGCACCCGCAGCGCCGCCGGGCCCGCCGGCTCCACCAGGTCCAGGCGGGACAGGGCCGCGAACAGGCGCCGCGCCTCCTGCGGTCCGGCGACCTCGACCCCGCACGGCCCGGCCAGCACCTCCTGGACGACCTCCGGCGTGACGAGCCGCAGCACGAGCGCCCCGCGGGCCAGGCGCCGTACGTCGGCGTCGGGGACGTGCTGGAGGACCCGCTCGTACAGGACGCCCTGCACCAGCAGTCGGTCGACGCGGCGGAAGAAGTCCCGCCGCCGCGCCGGCAGGCTGCCGACCAACTCCCGCGCGCCCGCGGCGTCGCCACCCGCCAGCGCGGCGGCCCGCGCCGCGAGCCGCAGGCTGAGCGGGTGCCCGCCCACCCGCTCGGCGAGGACCCGCGCCAGCTCCGGGTCGCGGACCCCGCACGCCAGGAGCAGGTCCACGGACGCCGCCGGGTCGAGGTCGCCCAGCTCGATCTCCCGCGGCCGCGCCCCGGCGGCCGGGTGCGGCACGGGCGCCCGGCCCGAGACGACGGCCCGCACCCGCGGGTAGGCCCCGTACAGCGCGAGGAACACCGCCCACATCCGGCCCAGCGCCGGCGACCCCCGGTACTGGGCCTCCTCGAAGGACTCGATGACCAGCACGAACGGCGGGTCGCCGGGCGCCACCGCCCGCCGCAGCACCTCCCCGACGCGGCGGGACAGCCCGCTCTCCCGCTCGCTCGCCGTCACCATGAACTGCTGCGACGAGCGGCGGCCCGCCCCGGCCCGGGTGGCCGCCAGCCGGTTCAGCTCGACGACCCGCTCCTCGTCCACCCGCTGCCCGCGCGCCGCCTCCTGGCACTCGTCGGCGATCGCGTCCAGGGCCGCCCGGTGCGCCGGGTACTGCACGCCGAGCTGGCGGGCCATCTCCCCGACCAGCGTCACCGGCTCGTGCACCGACAGCGTCGGCCGCTCGAAGTCCACGTACGCGAACGGGAAGGAAAACTTTTGCACCCCGCCGCCCGCGCCGCCCTCGGCCGCCCCACCGCGCAGGCCGTCCATCAGGAACCGGGCGAGCAGCGTGCTCTTGCCGGTGCCGCCCGGCCCGTGCACCACCAGCGGCGGCGGTACGGACGGCTCGCCGCCCGGCCCGCCGATGGGCTCGTGCACGTACCGGCGCAGCTCCTCCAGCTCCGCCGTCCGTCCGACGAACGGCACGCCCGCCAGGCGCTCCAGAGGCTGGAGGAGCCGGGCGAGCTCCAGTTCCCGCCGGATGACGTGCGGATCCGGCAGCCCCGTGACGCCCGGCACGAGCGACAGCCACAGCACGGCCTGGAGGACGTCGGCGAGTTCGTCCGGCCCCACCCCGGCCGTGCGCGGCGCCCGCCCGCGCAGCACGTCCCGGCAGACCGCCTCGGGCCCGGGCTCCCCGGACGCGGCGTCGGCGGCGTCGAGGTTCTCCTCCAGCACGCGCAGCGCCTCGGCGGGCCCGGCGAGCGAGCGCAGCGCCTCCTCCCTCACCTGCGGCTTCAGCGACCACTCGGGGCGGTCGGCCACGCCGGTCGCGGTGCAGTCCGCGGTCAGTTCCGTCAGGGCCCGCCCGGTCGGTTCGCGCTCGTCCGGCAGCCGCAGCCGCCTCGGGTCGAACGAGGTGAGCAGGCAGGCCGCCCGGCGGTAGCCGAGCCGGGCGTCCGGCACGGCGTCCGGGGAGCCGGTCGCGGGGCGCAGCTCCTCCCGCAGCCGCGAGCGGAACAGCTCGCTCAGCGCGGCGGCGGCACCGGGGTCCGGACGCGGGCCGGCGGCCGTACGGGGACCGGCGGACGCCGAACCGGTGGCGGGACGGTGGCCGGCGGCCTCGGGGTCGGGGTCCGGTCGGAGTCCGGTGGGCCCGGGGCCCGCTGGTGCCGGCCCGGAGCCGTTGTGGCCCGGGGCCCACGGGCCGGCGGCGCCGGTGGACACCGACCGGCCGGAGCCGTCAGAGGGACCGGCAGACACGGACCGCTCCCTCCACCGCGGTACCGAGCCGGCGCATGTAGCTCTCGCCCGCCCCGCCGGCCGCCGCCGCGAGGACCTCCTCCACGGCGACGTCGACCAGCGCGGCCAGGGCGGCGTCCCGCTCCCCGGCGGCGAGGGCGGCCAGCGAGGGCGGCGGCTGCTCGCGCAGGTACCGGTCGAAGAAGGCCCGCACGTCGACCGGTCCGGCGGGCCGGGCCCGGTCCCAGCACAGGCTGTGCCGCAGGTCGTGCGGGAGCTGGCGCATGGCGGGGCCGTAGCCGAGGAGGACCAGGCGGGGCGCCTGTTCGCGCCGTACCGGCTCGTGCTCGTAGATGGCGAGGGCGAGCTGCCCGATGAGGTCCCACACGTCGGAGCCCGGATCGAGCCGGTCGCAGTCGTCCAGCACGAACCAGAACAGGTCCTCCGCGCCGGTCGCCTGGCACACCACCCAGTGCACCGCCTCGTCGAGCGCGGGCAGCAGGTCGTCGAGCCCGGTCGGGACGGGCGGCGCGACCCCGGCGCGCGGGTCGGCGACGAACGCGGCGAGGCGCCGCACCACCTTGGTGGCGGTCGTCGTCGGCTCCAGCATGATGCGGGCCGGGCGGAAACCGCGGTGCTGCGCGAGGTGCCGGATGAGGGAGTACGTGTACGAGCGGCCGCTGTCGGGCTCGCCGTCGACGAGGAGCACCGACTTGTGGGCGTCCGCGACGAACGCCCGCAGCGTCTCCCGCAGGTCGTCGCGGTCGAGGAACACCTCGCTGCCACCGCGCAGCACGCAGGTGCGGAAGACGTCCTGCGCGTCGTGCGCGGCGGCGTCCCGTTCCAGCTGCGCGAGGAACCCCTCGGCCACCGTCACGTCCGGCAGGTTGCGCAGCCGGTCGTCGAGGACCAGTGCCCGCAGGAGCCGCACCTGCCCGGCGATCGACCTGCGCGAGGCGTACACCAGGGCGCGGGCGTTGTGCGAACTGACGGAGGTGAGGGGCAGGTCCGCGACGAAGTCGGCCGGGAAACCGGCCCGGCGGAGCTGCGCGTGCGGGTCGGTCGAGTCGAGGAGGTACTCACGCGCCCACTCGGTGACCTCGTCCCACTCGGGGGTCTCCAACGGCATTCAGCACCTGCCACATCTCGCCGCCCGCCGGTCGCCCTCCCGTCCGCCACGCCTCCCTCCGGCCCCCTTCCGCCATGGTCACACCGGGGTGGGGGTCATGCAATTCGGTCGAGGACCCGGCGGATCGGCTCCCGCACCAGCGGGTCGGCGAGGTACTCGCACACGCCGTGGTGGTTCTCGCTGCCGTTGACGACCAGCAGGTCGGTGACCCGGCCGGGCGGTCCGTACTCGGGCCGCAGTGTGTGGTCCAGCGCCACGAGGTCGCGGGCGTCGGAGGCGTTCAGCCACAGCCGCGTGCCCGGTGGCACGGCGGGCGGCACCGCCAGCAGGTCCTGCACCTCACGGATCGCGAGGGGCGAGCCGAGCGTCACGAACAGGTCGACGGGGATGTCCCGCGACGCCAGCACCTCGTACGCCACGATGCTGCCCAGGCTGTGGCCGACCACCACGAGCGGGCCGCCGCCGTCCCGGTCGCGGGCGTCGGCGGCGGCGGCCAGCGCGTCCGCCACGACCTGCCGCACCGCCGGCCCCACGCCGCCGAAGAAGTACGTGTACACGTCCTCGAAGGAGTGCCGGACCAGCTGCCGGAACAGTGCCGTGCGGGCGGGCCGGGGGAGCGGCAGGGCCCGCGGCAGGGGCTCGGCGCCCCGTCCGGGGCGCGGTTCCTCGGCGAGGGCGAGCGCCTCCGCGAGGTACGTCATGCCGTGCAGCCACGCGCCGAGCGGCGCCCCACCGGCGGCGCCGGCCGGCGCGGCACCGGAGCCGGTGCCGGTGCCCGGGCCGGCGGACCTGGTGCGGGCCGTCCGCGCGGCGGCCGCGGCGGCGGTGCGGGCCGCGAAGTGGGCCGGGTCCTCCAGGGCCGGCCGCGCCGGCACCTCCGCGCCCGGCCCTCCCGCCGCACCACTCGACTCCGCTCCGTCCTCCGCTTCGGAGCCCGGCCCTGCTTCCGCTTCTGCTTCCGCTTCCGCCTCGGCTTCGGCGACCGCTCCGGGCCGTCCCTCCAGCGGGTCGGACGCGGTGTCGGGGAGGGTGGCGGGCCGCAGTACCGGAGCCCAGTAGGCCAGGTGCGACACGTTCCCCGCGTCGCGCCCGAACAGCGCCCGGTCCCACTGCGCCCTGAGCAGTTCGGCACGCGGCTTGGGGCCGCTGCCGTGGACGTACACGATCCGGGGTCGCATCGGGCCTCCCGCGCCTCAGATGTCCATCACGGTCTCGTCGGGTGCCTCCAGGCGCCGCCACCGCGCCTCCGGGGAGCGCGCCGCCGGCATCAGGTCGGCGCCCG
This portion of the Streptomyces changanensis genome encodes:
- a CDS encoding DUF2283 domain-containing protein — its product is MTHPRVAYDRAADAAYVYLTDPGTPTKAAHTLACDPVGVDGTVNLDFDEEGRLVGVEVLGAASTLPARLLESAERLDTRGA
- a CDS encoding amidohydrolase family protein, with the translated sequence MPPREGPQAAPLPATPTGTAPSATASARPVGAYPWLEPTSEEYVGWDVDVLYGPWPRHDRDTGLAEVRAHLAASPVAGALALSTRGVLYDDAGGNAETVRDLADCPELRPVGTVDLRDALTAEARLDELGAAGVRFLRLFTVDQGAEPDFPGYRRVVRLAVERGMALLHDGDPRRFGPPLTGCGADVVFLDLHAYLLADFLLLARDEPGFRATTRMLSAPDSIERVVESVGSRHLVFGSRTPFMDLSPQTLKLRYARIPADDRAAIATRNVEELLA
- a CDS encoding amidohydrolase family protein, producing the protein MPIIDVHAHVGRWQFHLTAGDADANLRQMDRYGIDHQLVSASEAVVYDAVAGNAALYKALATRPRLHGYAVVNPNRIDESAADLRRCLDTGRFVGVKIHTHYPGRLPGSPEMAAAFDLVAEAGVPLLLHTWGSEVTLLPELVEARPGLRVIVGHAGGDAWREAARAAAACDRLYLEHCRTATDAGRIAYARETGVPVERILFGTDSTLIDPCVSLGVIRDAHFAPDELERVLWRNAAELFGLKV
- a CDS encoding RICIN domain-containing protein; protein product: MTAAVALMATAGAVAYQGVYAPDGTPAGGGGAAAPALAAPAAASPSAAPEPAAEPTRDEEPEPITEVPKDEPAKGLVYKGLKPAPKDDTCEGVYRTASGHCTHGPDAPPPGVDIKKDTPPAVKAAAPAEDPARAEGPDGAPAGEKAVTTPALDAAALPRKADPQPPAATPSSAGGRTAAQGPAGQTVQCDGDGATGNRVQVVYVHAPGQDRYAQYLPSFRKWAADADLIYSESARDTGGVRHIRYVTAADCTPTVLNIEVPASALAEFSATNRALAAKGLDRRDRKYMIFADSQVYCGIGTFAGDERPGQSNLSNFGPSYGRTDSGCWGGHTAAHELGHNLGAVNNSAPNTSRGAHCTDEWDVMCYSDTPYYPKMRTVCGDRAYENRLDCNHDDYFHTSPKPGSYLATHWNIADNQFLMGHKGNGPGPTPHPTPTPSPTPSPTGGTGGTTGPDVTVGQIAQDSAVVSWRAVAGAAWYQVHLDGRPVGWVDTTSARLYNLKPNSAHTVAVSVRDASGRDTAPGRAASFRTAGGGGTTPTPGTRYVLANGATGNAAEIWGGRTADGTVLVGSPRNGYAQQQWFFDDAGAGYTRIRSAVSGKCLQLGGTASAGTWVAQQPCRAVASQQWRITRSGSGVTVTAGDSRYVLGVSNRPYYGSWLIELQHASGAAAQVWTVQQP
- a CDS encoding trypsin-like serine peptidase codes for the protein MGSRSGSPVAAGPGQIFADPGAVAERVRRRLAQEVPESAYEPTADEAPGEHVARFAERERERVLEAGARGLEKLATGRDDEIGDDESFGMEAIVLLEGRPAILVQGADFPPQEGDWAVLNGHRTAIRTSLSRVGRVDVSGHVSLDWVGTAFFVGPDVVMTNRHVALEFTAAGDRRDAWTFRPGLGAALDLTREYGALPGAGGPAYTVTDVVGVHQDVDLALLRVEPGPGGAPLPAPLAVAADAPADLPGRPVYVVGHPAWDGRRNEPESMRRIFMDVYNVKRLQPGTANELVAERNVLTHDCSTLGGNSGSPVFDLADHRVLGLHFGGRYGFGNYAVPLWSMLDDPLVRQAGLNYV